agtcgactattaaaatagtcgttagttgcagccctaataatATGTGAcattggaccacaaaacttaatcTTAAGTTACACATTTGACTTGAGGCTATTATAAAATGTGTTTGTTTCAACATTAGGCCAAATGTACCCATTCCTCCAAAACAGCAGTCATTTTATCATTCTCCAATCTCTGCCTGAGTTCCTTCTCAACTTCCTCCTGCTTCAGCTGCTGGTGCCGTTCATTTTCTTTCCTCTTTCTCTCTTCCTTCATTTCCTCTGGACTCAGACCGTAGTTCTTTGGGCGCCCCACTGTCTTAATTATCTTCTCCACTGTGTCCACACTCTCACAGTCTGAAAATAACAACATGAAAATGCCATTCTCAATAACAACACTATTGTACTTCATAACAATCAGCTTATCTGTCAGTCAATTTAATAATTTGATAGAGTACCATTTTCTTATGCGAGCACAAAAATAGGTGTAATAGTTTGGGTTCTAACCGATGTGTTCAGGGTGGATTTCTAGGTAATCGAAATAGTCAAGCACAGACTCGTCTTCTGCCAAAGTCTCCCTGAATTTTGCAAGACTCTCTGTAAACTCATCTTGAGTGTAATGCATCTCCTCTGCCACATTCTGGGGAAGACTCCGAACACGCTCTTTCAGAAACTCATCAGTGGCATCCAGTGAGAAGACAAACTCTGTAGGTGAAAAGGCCTGTGGTTGTTAACATGTAACAGCATTCGCCCACCCCAAATTTACTTCAATAATgtgagatacagtataaaaattataaaataattaaaaaaaaatatatatatatatatttttaaatcctgTAACAGTGAATTTTTAgtgtcattattccagtcttcagtgttatatAATTATTCAGAAATCCTGAATGATCACCAAATTATATGCTGATGATTTGGTGCTTTTCAAGATTGCCAAATAAaaaaagtgcaaaagaacagcatttatttaaaatatacatttttgtaacaatgtaaaagtctaatgtgataatttttaaaaatgcattcttgctgaatttcaatttatttaaaaaataaaattaaaaataaaaataaaataaatgtaatatctaaaaaatctaaaaatgtaataattattttccACTGCCCCGTTATTATTGCCATTAACTCTTTATTATCTGAATAAATATATATCTGTTTTTAAACAGAAGAAATATGCAGATTCTAAGATGACTAACCTGGAATCAACACTTTGTTGCATTGGGGTATAGTAGATCTGGTATCTTCTACTTCCATATTTTCAtctggaaaacatttcagaagttAAAGGTAAGACTTCGGATttccattttgtttttgtttttttgtttaaaagaatatAGCTGACCATGGAAAAGCTCTATGGCCTGTGTATAGGTCTTTGGGTAACCATCCAGAACAAATCCTTGATTTCTGCAAGGGTTTGAATTTAGCTTCTCTCTTATAATATGCATCACATGTTGCTCGTCCAACTGGCCTGTCAGAAAACATAATAAAaagaatgaaaatgaaatatatCAGATTTGTTATATATATGCTTTTGTAAACACCAGCATCATTCTGTAGCATTTTTCTGAATAATAACAAACAATTTTTCCAGTCacattaaaatggaaaatgttgAAGCATAATTCAATGCATACCATCATTCTGAAGCATGTTGTTCTTTAGAGTTTTAAGCTGCACTTCAGCACCAGTGAGCATTTCCTCATTCTCACTTGTCTTCTCATTTCCTTCAAGCAATTCCTCCTAAAAAAAATGTGGTGCGTTCAAAAGACAGCTTTATATACAGTGTGGCCAAAAAGTACAGTACAGTAAAGCAGCAAAATTGTGAAattttactacaatttaaaacaactgtgctatttaatatataataataatgctattatATATTAAATCACTTTTTTACAGCTATGTTTTATATCATTAGAATTGTTTTGTTAATTATTGTGGaaaattttgataaatataatTTTGTAACTGTCTCCTGTCTCTGCTGAATACTATCTTATAGAACCCAATTTTGAACAATTATGTAAAACTTATGTAGATCTCACTCACCAGTTGTCTGACTTTCTCGTTGATGGTTTCATTGACATCAACATGACAAAGTTTGTAATATCTGCACAACTTTAGTGCAACTGAGCTTTTGCCAACAGCAGGGGGCCCAAGAAGACAGATTTTTATTGGCTGAAAGAAATTAAATGCAACATGGAAGCATGTTTTCTAAAACTATTTTGTTTAGAAAAGTCttcatattattaaaaaataccaaAAGCTATTACGactaaaaacaatattaaataaatcattcatgatgttattttatatatatttcctTACACTAGAAGCTTCAATCACAAAGAGTTATCAAAACTTACCAACAATTGTCTTGTCTGTTTGTATTCCTCCACCACTTGAAGTATGTTATCAACTATCCCAGATTCACAATCCCAGTGGAGGTTTAATCTCTCCTTTAAGAAAACAGACTCAGTTCGAAGGTTGACACTGAGATAAAGCAGGTCAGTTTCCTGTGAAAATACACAACCGTTTGATATATTACCTTCACATATTATTTTATGACATGGCAAAAATGTGTGTTCAGCTAAAACTGCCTACCGTAATTGCCTTTGTGCTATAGGCATCTTCCTTTGGAATGTTTTCTATATTTCCAGACCCCAGTGTAGAGGCAATGGCCTAAGGAAATAGATAGCTGCATGTTTACTAATGATTTCCAGTGGTGTTTTCTCATTGCAAAACTAATCCTGAGTGTAAGCGTTACATTCAGTATAATGGTTTACTTTCACAATGTCTTCAAAAGTGTTCTTGGAATCATCCACAGCGATGAAATAGTGTGTTTTCGGCTTGTGATCAATGATGTTTTGCACCActctaaaaatgaaaaaatatataacaaaatattggatgtaactaaacttaaaaaaaaaaacaccaatcaatcaacttcataaaaaaaaaagttcataacTGCAAATATTTCAAACCTTGCAAGGTCGTGGATGTGAATGGCAGGAATGATATTTGTCCCAGGCCCAAAAACAGGAACACTGCTAAGTTCTCCGAGCCATGCTGTCTAGAGGAAAACAAAGAAGTTTTAAAAGAATAGTAGAAAATAGTAGAAAAATTGCTGAAAATGAgagaacagctgataaaaacatcacggtAATCTCCAAGTAACCCACAgcactccagttcatcaattaatgtcttgcgAAGTGAAAAGCTGTACAGTATGTTTGTGAGAAACAATTCCATCAAGGTGTTTTATCTTTAAACCgtcgcttctggccaaaatacataAAGTTAAATAAATTCTATAATCCACAATAATGCTTCCTACtgtaaaaatcaaaacaaaaagtaCCTCCAATGTTGTCCTCCTTCATCAGAATTCACAgatatatttgtttagaactatttTAAACTGGTtttgcttgtaaacggtgcttgattcGAGCATATCTTTCTCCTGATTCAACTTTttaactggagaaagcaatattatgaatagatgagctgtattttggataaaagcatcttaaTTGTGGATTTATTTagtacaaacatgcagcttttcttTACAGGAtgtgttaattgatggactggagttttgTGGATTAatgtgatatttttatcagctgtttggactcattctgacagcacccattcactgcacatgATTCACTGGTGAGCAAGAGATTTAAAATATTTCTGccaatctgttctgatgaagaaacaaactcatcttacatcttggatgacctgcgAGTAAGCAGGTTTTCAGCAAATTTACATTGTtggtttttctttattttgttaaCTGATATCAACAATTATGCTGCACTCGTATATAGTCAGTACTTTAAAGAAGAAGTGGAAGAGGTTCTCGCCCATGCCATACTGCAAGCCTGGTGTCACAATATAAGTAGACAGCTTTGACTTTttctgaaagaaaaataaaacaagacgTTATGCTTTTAAGTTTGTTTCatacaataaattatatatattttttcggATTCTGGATTGTTCTTTACAGTCTTTCCCAGTTTTAGCACTAGTTTCTCTGTGCTGGTGTGTTCCTTAAAGTTTGGATGTGGTCTTCTTCTTTTATAGTCATCTTCAGTCAAGGGAATGTCAGGATCATCCTTAAGATAAAATCAGAAAAGATAACAAGATGTCACCACTAATGTTTCTATTTTGTACTATCTTCTAATACAGATATTTTGCATTTCAATTGATAATACCAACATAATGATTTAGCTTTTTGTTTtccaaaaactgaataaaaataaatacataaaaaagctTCATTGTGGTCTGAAATTGGACCTCACTGTAtgatgtaaatatataaaagcaACACTTACAGGATCAGCTGGTTTGGTCATTGCCCACGTCATAATTGTTGATAACAGGATGAATATTTTTGGGGACCCAAAATGTTCAATTTCAGAGTGCAGAGCTACAGTAAATACAGGTTTATTACAGAGTTAGATCTAGCAAGCTGCCATTTTTGGTCTGAAATTGTCTCAGTTGAGATACAGCCATTAGTAGTCTGGAAATTTGAGGAATTACTACCTGAAATGGCCCATGTCGCCTCATCTATGAGATCACTGTGTTCAGTGACGTTATACACAATAACATCACATTGCATCAGACAATGCAGGAGCTTCTCTCGACTCAGAGACTGAAATGAGATTAAATGAGCTACATCTCTAAATTTCAATACACATTACCAGATTTGTTACCAGGGTCAATAACATATACAAGAGTGACATAAAAGtttacattatttatattatattataaagacGTATTGATCTTGACACAGTCATGGTCTGCAGGGTTTTCTATGCTTAATGATTTCTTTATCTGCAtgttggttgcaccacatgactttgATTTGGTGGGCAAAAGTTTTTCAGATATTAATGTTTTAGCAAAACTCTTTAACAGTTTATTTCCTATTTtctatgaaaaataaatacatacatagcCTACATACAGACATACAAGAATAAATAAGATGATAGCCTTCattcttttaatgatttttttcttcATAAAGGAAAGTATCACTTTGTCATGTTTTACTGTGTATTATGTTTCCAAATGAATTGGAATACCAAAATGAATTTTGATTCAGAaattaaaatcatgctaacgttAAACACAAAATGTCTACTGTATGCATGAATTGCACTTTTAATCATTTTCAAGTAAATTACTAGTTTCAGACATGTTATCTACCCACACCAATACTACGAAAGAAAGAAATCATAAACTAACCCAATATTCTTCCAGTGTAAAACTttgcttttttgcttttttattcgCAACTGTTCCGACTATCTGAAAACGCGTGTCTTCTGATGGCAGTTCGTGTTTGTCCTCCTCTTCCTCTCCATCATTGAGCGACTCTCCGACTACACATGAGGACAAGAACTAAACAAAGCAACATTGAACCACACCGCTTATGATATTAATGTAATTCATGTAACGGAGTAGTTACTTATTTACCTGGGCGATATATTTGGACGAATATGAGTCGATGTTGTTGAGAAAGACTCGTTTAGTgcggctctcactgtggttggcCATGTTTGTCGTTTGGTTGTTATGGAGATCGTGCAGCGCCCCAATCTCTGGATCTCAAGCTCGacgctttttttatttatttagaaaatattttaaatacattttaattattggcatgtagctTCCTAAAATATGGAAGGCATTTTCTgccaattttaaataaaataatttaattaaaaaataataataaacgtaatcaagatatttattttatttaaaaaatagaaataaataatctAATAAAATGTACAGACAGAAAATgccttatttacttattttaaggtACATCACAAGGAACCTCGTTTTAATGATTGATTAGGATACTCttaattattaaatgtaattaaaaaaaaagtagtttctttttttttctttacatccAGTGATCCAATAACAAAGCTCCAAGTGTAATTTATGTCTGGCTTCATATTATATATGAAGTATATATGTTTTTACTTTGATTTGTAactgattattttaataattttatcaaccaaaagtatctttttttttttacatacttaAACATAGATGTTCAATCATGCCTGAAAACATTTACAACAGAGAAATAATATCCAGAAAAATAACCCAAAGACATACTTGGTATGTATAACGGCAATAACtttttaacaaaaacatttttttatcaagGTTTATGATAAAAGACCATTAAGATCATTACTTTTTGAAAAATCATCTAGAACATTGTGTCTATGCACATTGTCTAGAGTGCTTTTGTCTAGGCCTACGTTAGCTTTCTTTTATGTTGTACATCCAAGATGCTTTTTAAACAGTATTGAAGGAGTCATTTCTATTCACTCGAACTCATTATTTCCCACAGTTAGTTCTGTTTATTATTAAAAGATTTCatataaaacacaaaatgcatCAAATATGTCCAAACTGATAGTGTGTCATTTGTACGTCACTTTGACAAACAGCCTAATTATAGTAATTGGCCCAAAACGTCCCTTTTTGAAGAAGATAATCAGTGCACACTCACATTCCTCACTTATAAACCccaaagagaaaaaaacaaatataaaaagaaatttgGAAAGGATTGAAAAGTGTGTAAGCAGCAAAAGTGTGTAataacaaagactatagaatacccaatacatgtcactcgtgtagttttgaatggggaaaaatgcaacgctcattatggccgcgaagccccgccttcttagtgaaagagccaatagttgattagaaaagtcagcgcgtcactgcagctgccgttagaagtcccggttgcaatagaaacaatcggcgctttaagacgtgcgctcagtactgtgcatgcgcactggctcatctagccggaaaaataagcgttttttcacgctattggagcacaaggaaccatatttatgaggcagttcttgatGGATTTCTtaggagatttaaaatatgaaatttaatcgtaatcttggtgaacagttttggagaatttgatgtttccccattcaaacagataggagctgcacttttatgcccgagaggcgtttcaaagacggccgccgagtgacatgacttgccttaaagggactttggtaatAATTATGTAAACAGGATTGATGTGACATAGCCATAAATTATTCTGCATTCACTTTAAAATTATCAAACTGTGCATATTCAAAAGAGAGAGTTCCTAGTGCAGCCCAGCCATTCTTGGGTTCAAGTACAACAGCGTTCTTCCACAGCAGATAGCCATTCAACATCCCCGTGGCAAAATATCCCTGTACACCAAACATGCACATTTAACAACAATGATACAAAGAATAGTTTAAAGGTTACAATTTAAtattatacatatacacacacacacacacacttatatatagatatagatagatatgtaGAAGTTACCTTGACACTAAGGGTTAAGGTATACCATACACCTTCTTTTGTTCCTGACTGCCCTTCAGCAACAACTCTCTGTCCACCTTTAATTTGAAACAGAAAGATTAGTCACAATACAAATTGTTCATTGAGGTATGTacgaaaattaaaacaaaaagaagATTGGAATCAGATGCAAAATTTCATATTACGTAATACCAATGCACACCAATTACATGGTCCAACGGCAATTCAAATTTAATAGTTCACAAGCAGTTTTAAACCACCAAAACAAACTCCAAACAAAGTTAATTTTGACCAGATTTAGTTGGAAATGACTCACACCCATTCAATCTTAATTTTGCTTGAATTATATTGGGGCCTTTAGGTTTACAGTGCTTTTGGGAAACCCAGCCCAGGTCAGTCAGTTCAAAGTTACAGTTGTGCTCAAAGTTATTCATccccttggtaaatatgatcaAAGAAGGCTGTGAAAATAAGTCCACATTGTTTATCCATTTGATCTTTTATTCAAAAATTTCATATTCATTTGCTAGACACTACTGGAACTTCAAACGGGACTGGGTTCTAttgtcagatgaaactaaaaaaatagctttttagcCACAAAAACTCAAGATGGATTTGGTGCACACAAGGacaaaaaagtaccccatgtgtACAATAAAATTTCCTGCTgtatctttaatgttgtgggcctatttttctgccagagtgcctggacatcttgttcagatagaTGGCATCATGGATTGTAACAAATATcaacagataaaaaaataaaaactgactgTCCCTGCTAGAAATCGTATAACGGGTCGTGGTTGAATCCTCCAACAGGACAATAATCCACaaatcacaaaaaaaagaaaaaaaatgggtcactgagaaaacaaaacaaaaaaacaagcttCTTCCATGGCCaacccagttccctgacctgaaccctatagaaaatgagtggggtGAACTGAAGAGGAAAAGCAACAAACATGGACCTGGAAATCTGAAGgctctagagagattctgtatgaaggaatggtctctgatctcttgtctgATGTTCTCTAAACTAagactcagagctgttatcttggcaAAAGGAGGCTGCAAAAAGCATTGCATAAAAGGTTATGATTAATTGTGGCCAATGTGTATTAGAGAAAAATTAGATTTCTCTCCAATTTTAAATTCTTATTCTACAATGAAAGGTtagatttttgtacatttttaaaatagaagATCAAATGAATTAAAGACTTCCTAGTTATGCACAGCTGCACTGTGCAAGCCAAGTATTGTGCATAGGACTGTCCAAAAGGCCAtgcatgtacaaaatatattattttataaccaGGGTTTAAAATTTTCACTCAAAAGTCACTGAGCATTTTTTTATGGTATCCACAAACAATCATTGACTAATGTAAAACTGAAAGCCAttaaatatttaagaaatatatttaataatatatatatttaaatctaaTCTGTGATTTTGATCATCTAGTTTATGTCTCATATTTTTGTTTTAGCTAGTAGAAGTTCTAAATGGCCAGCAACTAAAAACAAAGTGCTAGCCAAATTGGCTGGCGAGTGAAACATTTAATCTGTTTATAACCAAATTTGAGCAAACTATAAATAGAAATTGAAAATGGTTACCTATATCATTCGTCACTTTGTAGGTTCCATTTGCATAAATCCAATAAAAGATGCCCTTTGCTTTTCTGACGGACTCTCCACCTTGATCAACCCTCGCCGCCAGGAACACGCCTCCAGTGATGGGAGTTTCAATGAGGACGTCACAGGAAACATCGAGGTCTTTCCTAGTTTGACAAATAGTGAAGTTTGGTTACATGTGATTAGTTGTGAGACAGAATGTCATTTACTATAATACTGCAGTATTGATTAAAACATCTCTGCAAAATGCTTGCTGGGTCGGAAAATATAACAATACTCAGTACAAACATACCAGCCATAGTCCCCTATGATGCTGATGGTCTGGTCGGCATCTTTAGCCCAGGTGACCGGCCGTTCAGTGACTACCTGCCGCAAAGTAAAGGCATGCGAGGCATTATCTGTGCCATTTCTGAAGTATTCAAACACACCGGTTTGATCCGCAAAATACGGGGCTTCGGAGAATGGAGGGTTATCTAAGAATTAAAAGAAATGCTGTTATGAACATCAGTTGAGTAAGTGCTTCCAATAGTTCCCTGTTAACACTAATATACATTACCGATAGTGAAGTCATCAGAGTAATTCTTTGGAAATGGGCAAGATTTGGGGGGCTCTGGGTAGAAGCCTTTTCGTCCAGTGTTGACAGTTGTGATTGTGTAAACCTCATCAACATCTAGTTTTAAGGCGAATAAACCATTATGGACCTGTGTGGAAACAGGAAGGTTCCTTTACTCCCAATTGATTATATAGTGTATAAAGACATGAAATATAGAGTGAACTGATTGAAATATACCTTAATAGGACTGCTCCGCTGAAACAGTGTATCTTTTTTGGTCTCAAAATCTAATTTTGAGTACCACACTTCAAGGTCAGTGAGATGTGCCTGAAAAAAATATGAAAGCACAAGCAACATAATATTAAGCcttaaggttaaaaaataaatggaTAGAAATATCCAGAACAGACACTGCACTTACAAAAGAACCTTTCAGCTCAAATACAGCTATCTGAGGGAAGACGTCAAAGTGTGGTAGAGGAGGTCGAATGCATTGAGAGTGATCGTGCGTCTATAAAAAGAGGAAGGGAGCGTTCATAGTGTGCATAGAGATCAAAATAAGTGATTCACTAAAGCTTGTGACTTTCACAAGACAAGAAAATAGCCAGAGACCCACCATGGTTTCAATAACAATTGTGAGGTTCCCTTCACGGTCTGTTAAAGCCACATAACTTCCACCCTGAGTGAGATTCCCTACAGTCTGCAGATAAACCCAGCCTGGCTGTGTAAATTGAGTAGTGTGTGCTACaggaaaaataaatacaatttatcaACACTCATGAAATAACTATGCTCAATGTATTTGCATTGATCAATCTTTATATGTGAATAAAAGCCTATATTAAACTTATTCATCATATAAAACAATTGTGTCACTTAAGAAGGCTTGTATTAAAAGTTTAATTCATACTTCATACAATATCTTTATGAACTTTTTGAAGCTTAAATATTCTGCTGGAATAGACTATCAATAAAGGGATAGAAATCTCAATAAGATTTCTTGTTTCAATATGAACAACTTTTGTGTCTTGAAGATGATCAAAGTCTAATGGGTTTGGATCGACATGAGAAAGAGTAAacagatttgtttatttttgggtaacgatttcattttttaaaatgtttaaagaaattaataaaagtttatttaattctgctCGGTTAATACTGTATCTATACTATTCCTAAGTAATACAGATGCCTAAAAAAGGCAATGCCGCATACCAATAATCCTATATACCTAGTTTGGTATATCAagaaaaatcattattttgatcCTAACAtctgaaaagaaagaaagacaaaaaaacaagatggaaaatctaaaaaacaaaactgGCGAGACTATTAGTTACATTACCAGTCATCCATATTGGAGATTCCACTACATAATGTCCACTCCAGGGCTGGTCAGCAGTCATCAGCCCATCTCCACCAAAAGACAGATTCTCATAGTAACTTGCTATCAAATTCCAGGATATAGTCCTAAAACAAAGCAGTCTTACTCTGAGCACATTAGCATAAAGATGTGTATTGTAGAGAAAGTGACAGGTATCTGCCAACCACTCACGAGGTCATTCTGCCATTCACATAGTTCTGGTTTAAGATACGAGCCCAGCATCCGGCACCGACGTCGTCATTGAAGGTGCTGTAATCTTCAGAGGACCAAAGCTTCTTCTGCGTAAACAGAGCTTCCTTAACTGTTTTGGTGCCTGGGTAGTGGACACTGTAAAGACTTTAAACTTTTAACTATAGTTTAGTTTACACTTAATAGCTCAGCTAGTTGGTCAATTATATTGGTTTTAAGGCTAAAGGTAGCAAACTGCTCACCCTATCACTTCAACAGCATCATTCAGATATGGATCCTCCAGCAAGGCAGCTGCGATAGACCAGTCTCCATCTGCAACGATGATGCCGATATTTGTATAACCAACTCTGTCCAAAGTATCTCTCAGCACCTAGGTAAATGATAGACAGAAGCATTTGGACTGATTGAAATATTGATAAGCTTCTTGTCAATTTAGTTGGAACGAAGGCTATTTGGAATGAAGATCACTCTTTTTTTTACCTTAATGTATACTGGATCATATTCTTTTTCATtccaaatctgaaaaaaaaaaatcaaaaagtgtAAATGTTTTCCCTTTAAAACATAACATCATAATTATTTGCACTGTTA
The window above is part of the Garra rufa chromosome 13, GarRuf1.0, whole genome shotgun sequence genome. Proteins encoded here:
- the ak7a gene encoding adenylate kinase 7a, which encodes MSSKIGALHDLHNNQTTNMANHSESRTKRVFLNNIDSYSSKYIAQFLSSCVVGESLNDGEEEEDKHELPSEDTRFQIVGTVANKKAKKQSFTLEEYWSLSREKLLHCLMQCDVIVYNVTEHSDLIDEATWAISALHSEIEHFGSPKIFILLSTIMTWAMTKPADPDDPDIPLTEDDYKRRRPHPNFKEHTSTEKLVLKLGKTKKSKLSTYIVTPGLQYGMGENLFHFFFKTAWLGELSSVPVFGPGTNIIPAIHIHDLARVVQNIIDHKPKTHYFIAVDDSKNTFEDIVKAIASTLGSGNIENIPKEDAYSTKAITETDLLYLSVNLRTESVFLKERLNLHWDCESGIVDNILQVVEEYKQTRQLLPIKICLLGPPAVGKSSVALKLCRYYKLCHVDVNETINEKVRQLEELLEGNEKTSENEEMLTGAEVQLKTLKNNMLQNDGQLDEQHVMHIIREKLNSNPCRNQGFVLDGYPKTYTQAIELFHDENMEVEDTRSTIPQCNKVLIPEFVFSLDATDEFLKERVRSLPQNVAEEMHYTQDEFTESLAKFRETLAEDESVLDYFDYLEIHPEHIDCESVDTVEKIIKTVGRPKNYGLSPEEMKEERKRKENERHQQLKQEEVEKELRQRLENDKMTAVLEEWKRNMAEVKKQEHELLETQSVPMRHYLMKYVMPTVMQGLMDCCKVKPDDPVDFLAEYLFRNNSDD
- the galca gene encoding galactocerebrosidase, whose protein sequence is MHTDSLLIIIFCILGCSAEFYVIDDRIGLGREFDGIGGLSGGGATSRLLVNYEEPYRSQILDFLFKPNFGASLHILKVEIGGDAQTTDGTEPSHMHSKDEGSFFRGYEWWLMKEAKKRNPNIKLIGLPWAFPGWIGDGTQWPYFFPNVTADYVVAWIRGAKQYHNLDIDYVGIWNEKEYDPVYIKVLRDTLDRVGYTNIGIIVADGDWSIAAALLEDPYLNDAVEVIGVHYPGTKTVKEALFTQKKLWSSEDYSTFNDDVGAGCWARILNQNYVNGRMTSTISWNLIASYYENLSFGGDGLMTADQPWSGHYVVESPIWMTAHTTQFTQPGWVYLQTVGNLTQGGSYVALTDREGNLTIVIETMTHDHSQCIRPPLPHFDVFPQIAVFELKGSFAHLTDLEVWYSKLDFETKKDTLFQRSSPIKVHNGLFALKLDVDEVYTITTVNTGRKGFYPEPPKSCPFPKNYSDDFTIDNPPFSEAPYFADQTGVFEYFRNGTDNASHAFTLRQVVTERPVTWAKDADQTISIIGDYGWKDLDVSCDVLIETPITGGVFLAARVDQGGESVRKAKGIFYWIYANGTYKVTNDIGGQRVVAEGQSGTKEGVWYTLTLSVKGYFATGMLNGYLLWKNAVVLEPKNGWAALGTLSFEYAQFDNFKVNAE